Sequence from the Terriglobia bacterium genome:
AGAACGCAGACGGATGTGTTCGAAGATGTGAGTGTCATCGTTTCGGGCCCCACAAACCTGACCGGTGCCGAACAGCCCGAACATTTGGAAATGGTCGAGGTTTCTCCCAACTATTTTTCCATGCTCGGCGCCACTCCCGAACTAGGACGCTTATTTGGTCACCAGGACTTCGCGCTCGGTTTCGCGCCCGTGGTCGTGATCAGCGATGCCTTGTGGCGCCGATCTTATGGGGCTGATCCTGGCGTCCTCGGCCGCAGCCTCCGCCTCGATAACGATCTATACACCATTGTAGGTGTACTTTCTCCCGGATTTCGCCACCCCGGACCGACCATTCCAGCCGTGGAGGTGTGGATTACCTGCGGATTCAGTGGCGATCCGTACCCAGCGCCGGCGCGTGGCCTGCGCATACTACCAGGGGCAATCGGTCGTCTCAAACCGGGCCTCACCCTAGCGCAAGCTCAGGCGCGGCTTGATGCCCTGACTGCTAATTTGCGTCGCGAATTTGCGAATGATTACCCTCCGCAAGCCAAATGGACGATTGAGATTGTGCCGTTGCAGCAATCGTTGGTGGGTAAGGTTCGGCCGATGCTGGTCGTGTTGATGGCTGCCGTAATCTTAATCGTTTTCGTCGTGTCTCTAAACATTGGCAGCCTGCTTCTGGCGCGCGCCTCTGGACGACAGCAAGAGATGGCAGTGCGCTCGGCGATGGGAGCGAGCGGGGGCAGAATGATTCGGCAGATGCTCACCGAATCGCTGTTGCTGGCTTTCATCGGGGGAATCGCAGGGCTCACGACGGCGGCGATTACGCTGAAAATCGTCTTGCGATTTGTGCCTGCGAATCTTCCGCGGCTGGGCGAAGTAAACATTGATTGGCGGGTGCTGGGATTTGCGTTACTGATTTCGGTCGCGACCGGGCTACTGTTTGGCCTGGCTCCCGCGATTCATTCCTCGAAGGCGGGACTTGCGAGCACGATGCGCGAGGGCTCGCGCGGCTCGGGCTACAGTGCGAAGGCCGGGCGCATGCGCGATGCGCTGATGGTGTCGCAGCTGGCTTTTGCGGTAGTGCTGATGGTCGGCGCGGGGCTCTTATTGGAAACACTGCGCGATTTGTTGCGGCAGAATCCGGGCTTCAATCCATCGCAAGTGGTCACGGCGAATATCTATCTGCCGCACCCAAATAATCCGCAGCTCGATCCATATCTCACCTTCGCGCAGCAGATTCCGTTTAATCGCGAACTGCTGCGGCGCGCGAACGCGATTCCCGGCGTGGAGTTGGCGGCGATT
This genomic interval carries:
- a CDS encoding ABC transporter permease — translated: METLFQDIRYGLRMLVEKPTFTIVAVLTLALGVGANTAIFSIVNAVLLRSLPFPDPDRLVRIYFNNPGVGLRGVRFSVPEFDDLRTQTDVFEDVSVIVSGPTNLTGAEQPEHLEMVEVSPNYFSMLGATPELGRLFGHQDFALGFAPVVVISDALWRRSYGADPGVLGRSLRLDNDLYTIVGVLSPGFRHPGPTIPAVEVWITCGFSGDPYPAPARGLRILPGAIGRLKPGLTLAQAQARLDALTANLRREFANDYPPQAKWTIEIVPLQQSLVGKVRPMLVVLMAAVILIVFVVSLNIGSLLLARASGRQQEMAVRSAMGASGGRMIRQMLTESLLLAFIGGIAGLTTAAITLKIVLRFVPANLPRLGEVNIDWRVLGFALLISVATGLLFGLAPAIHSSKAGLASTMREGSRGSGYSAKAGRMRDALMVSQLAFAVVLMVGAGLLLETLRDLLRQNPGFNPSQVVTANIYLPHPNNPQLDPYLTFAQQIPFNRELLRRANAIPGVELAAITSNLPAADTINSDSAAYGATNHNSLAIEDRPTESSGDLSAEIIRISPDYFRVIQTPLVEGRFFSEADENGKLPVVIIDEATARRYWWPDHDPVGRRLRIRLRFGQNPVNPWSTVVGVVKDVKHDGLDVDGVPHLYVPLNQFVGRTLSLALRTSLPTSTLEAQIRGAIQSVDPGLPVFNVTSMDEVLDASLASRRFSANLVAGFAGGALLLASIGIYGLLAYMVGQRSREIGLRLALGAQRADILRLVMGKGVVLAGLGIVAGMIFSASTASMMASLLYGVRPHDPAVFLIVPLLLLAVAVLASYLPARRATKVDPMNALHES